One genomic segment of Deltaproteobacteria bacterium GWC2_65_14 includes these proteins:
- a CDS encoding peptide-methionine (S)-S-oxide reductase has protein sequence MSTMEKATGKPEKATFAGGCFWCMEAPFDTLPGVISVTVGYIGGTVENPTYEQVSAGATGHTEAVQIVYDPSRTGYAQLLEIFWRNIDPTVKDRQFCDVGSQYRSGIFTHSEEQRMLAEKSKEALEKSKPFQGSIFTEVTAAGPFYMAEEYHQHYYKKNPIRYTFYRTSCGRDGRLKQLWGK, from the coding sequence ATGAGCACGATGGAGAAGGCAACCGGAAAACCGGAGAAGGCGACCTTCGCCGGCGGCTGCTTCTGGTGCATGGAGGCGCCGTTCGACACCCTTCCCGGAGTGATCTCGGTCACCGTCGGGTACATCGGCGGGACCGTGGAGAATCCGACCTACGAGCAGGTCTCCGCGGGGGCGACCGGCCACACCGAAGCGGTCCAGATCGTCTACGACCCCTCCAGGACCGGCTACGCACAGCTGCTGGAGATCTTCTGGCGCAACATCGACCCGACGGTCAAGGACCGGCAATTCTGCGACGTGGGGTCCCAGTACCGATCCGGCATCTTCACCCACAGCGAGGAGCAGCGGATGCTGGCGGAGAAGTCGAAGGAGGCGCTCGAGAAGAGCAAGCCGTTCCAGGGGTCGATCTTCACGGAAGTCACGGCCGCGGGGCCGTTCTACATGGCGGAGGAGTATCACCAGCACTACTACAAGAAAAACCCGATCCGCTACACCTTCTACCGCACCTCGTGCGGCCGCGACGGACGCCTCAAGCAGTTGTGGGGGAAG
- a CDS encoding peptide-methionine (R)-S-oxide reductase, producing MAEKVHKTEQEWKEILSSEQFQVTRKKGTERAFTGKYLDHHEKGIYGCVCCGNDLFRSETKYESGTGWPSFYEPVAAENVHTEKDTGWFMTRIEVLCSRCDAHLGHVFPDGPKPTGLRYCINSVSLAFAKPEKTGK from the coding sequence ATGGCGGAGAAAGTCCACAAGACGGAGCAGGAGTGGAAGGAGATCCTTTCGTCCGAGCAGTTCCAGGTCACCCGGAAGAAGGGAACCGAGAGGGCGTTCACCGGGAAGTACCTGGACCACCACGAGAAGGGGATCTATGGGTGCGTCTGTTGCGGGAACGACCTGTTCCGATCGGAGACCAAGTACGAATCCGGAACCGGATGGCCGAGCTTCTATGAGCCGGTCGCCGCGGAGAACGTGCACACCGAGAAGGACACCGGCTGGTTCATGACGCGGATCGAGGTCCTCTGCAGCCGGTGCGACGCCCACCTGGGGCATGTCTTCCCCGACGGCCCGAAGCCGACCGGGCTTCGCTACTGCATCAATTCGGTCTCGCTGGCCTTCGCGAAGCCGGAGAAGACGGGAAAGTGA